The genomic segment GCGCGTCAAACCTTGGGCTTGCCTGCAGAGGGCACCGTCGTGGCCTTGCTGCCGGGCAGTCGACCTTCAGAGGTGAAGGGTTTGGCCTTGCCCTTTTTGGAGGCGGCCCGGCTCATGCACACACAAAGACCCGATTTGCAGTTTGTGCTGCCGACCCACGGCCCATTGAAGGACCTGGTCGAGGCGGCCATCGCCCAGGCCGGCATGCAGGCGCATGTCCACTTGGTGATGGGCCGTTCGCACGACGTGCAGGCGGCTTGTGATGTGGCTTTGGTGGCCAGTGGCACGGCCACGCTGGAGACCGCTTTGCACAAACGCCCCATGGTCATCGCCTACAAAATGCAATGGCTTTCCTGGCAAATTGCCAACCGCCAGCGCTTGTTGCCTTGGGTGGGATTGCCCAATATTTTGTGCAACGAAGGCTTGGTGCCCGAGTTCTTGCAGGAGCAGGTGCAGCCCCAAGCATTGGCCCAAGCTGTTTTGCGTTGGCTGGACGATCCAGCAGCGGTGGCGAAAATCCAGCAGCGATTTAACGACCTGCACCTTCAACTGCGTTTGGACATGCCGACGCTGGCCAGCCATGCGATCCAAAAAGTCCTTGCTGCTTGAGCAAACAACCTTGAACTGGGAGACCCATGGCCTGGTGGCCGGGGTGGACGAGGCCGGGCGCGGACCCTTGGCGGGCCCCGTGGTGGCCGCCGCTGTGATCTTGGACGATTTGAACCCCATTCGCGGGTTGAACGATTCCAAAAAACTCACGGCCAAGCGCCGCGAGGCCTTGTTTGACGAGATCCGGGCGCGAGCCCTGTGTTTTGCGATTGCGGAGGCGAGCGTGCAGGAAATTGACCAAATCAACATCCTGCAAGCCACACTGCTGGCCATGAAACGGGCGGTAGAGGCTTTGCGTTTGCCGCCCAAGTTGGTCAGGGTCGATGGCAACCGCTTGCCCACCTTGTCCATTCGTGCCGAAGCCATCGTTCAAGGCGATGCTTTGGTGCCTGCCATCTCGGCGGCTTCCATTTTGGCCAAGGTACACCGTGACCGCTTGTGCGACGCGATGCACGAGCGGTACCCTTTGTACGGTTTTGACCAGCATAAGGGCTATGGCACAGCGCAGCATTTGGCCGCATTGCGAGCGCATGGCCCGGCCGCCTGTCACCGCATGACATTTGCCCCGGTGGCCAGGAGTGTGCGATGAAATCGATCAGCTCGCGGGACAATCCGCAGCTCAAAATTTGGCGGCGTTTGGCTCAGGACAGCACGGCTTACCGCAAGTCGGGGCAGTTCTGGTTGGAAGGCGATCACCTGTGCCGAGCTGCCTTGGAGCGTGGTGTGCATCCGCTGCAGGTGGTATTGAGCGAGTCATTTCAAGCCGAGCAGGGTGGCCAATGGCTGGGGCTGACCGATCAGGTGTTTGTGGTGCCCGATGCCTTGTTTGCCAGCCTCAGTGGCTTGGAGTCTCCGGCCCGCATGGGTTTTGTGGTGCCGTGGCAGGCTGCCCATCAGGTGCTGCCCGATGCGGCCACCGTGGTGCTGGACCGTTTGCAGGACGCGGGCAATGTCGGTGCCATCTTGCGCTGTGCGTCGGCTTTCGGTTACCGCCAGGTGCTGGCCATCAAGGGCACAGCAGCCTTGTGGTCACCGAAGGTGCTGCGAGCGGGCATGGGGGCGCATTGGGGTCTGCACCTGGTCGAAGCGCTCAGCGAGGCCGATGTGGCTGCTTTGCAGGTGCCCTTGCTCACCACCAGCTCCCACGAGGGGCCTTTTTTGCATGCCTTGTTGCAAGCGCGGGAGTTGCCCCAAATTTGTGCATGGGTCTTCGGGCACGAAGGGCAGGGGGTTAGCCCTGGCTTGATGGCCATGGCTCAGTATCCGGTTCGCATTGCCCAGCCTGGCGGTGAAGAATCCCTCAATGTGGCCACGGCAGCGGCCATTTGCCTGCACGCCAGCGCCACCGCAGGACCTTGAACCCATGGGCGCTCAGGGTCAGGGTCAGCGCGCGTGATTTGTCAGGGTTTACTAGCGGTCCTCAGCTATAATGAGAGGCTTTCCCGCATCAACCTGTACGCCACAGTCCATCCCAGGCCCAATCCTCGAACAAGCAGCCAAAAAGAGATCCCATCTCTGGTGAGTGCTGAGGCGTACCCGAACTATTCCGGAGAACCCAGTGCTTTTGTCTCTTCAGGGAACCTTCCCGCCCGCCATTTTGGCGCTTGCAGACGGCACGGTCTTTATCGGCAATTCGATCGGAGCCACCGGCTCTACCGTCGGCGAAGTGGTGTTCAACACCTCGCTCACCGGTTACCAAGAAATCCTCACCGACCCCAGTTATTGCCAGCAGATCGTCACTTTGACGTACCCGCACATCGGCAACTACGGCGTCAACGTGGAAGACATCGAATCCGACAAAGTCCATGCCGCTGGTCTGATCATCAAAGACTTGCCTTTGGTGGCGAGCAATTTCCGCTCCAGCCAAAATCTGTCGTCCTACCTTGTTGAAGCCGGCACCGTTGCCATCGCCAACATCGACACCCGCCAACTCACCCGCATCTTGCGCACCCAGGGTGCCCAAAACGGTGCCATTGTGGGTTTGGCCAAAGGCCAAGTTGTTACCCAAGCGCTCATTGACCAAGCAATTGCCGCAGCAAAGTCGGCCCCCCGCATGGCGGGCCTCGATTTGGCGCAGAAAGTCACTGTGGCCCGTCCTTACGACTGGACCCAAACCGAGTGGCAACTGGGTAATGGCTATGGCACCCTGACAAGCCCCAAGTTCCATGTGGTGGCCTATGACTTTGGCGTGAAGAAAAACATCTTGCGCATGCTGGCTGAACGCGGCTGCAAAGTCACGGTGGTCCCCGCCAAAACTTCTGCTGCGGATGTCCTCAAACACCAGCCCGATGGCATCTTTTTGTCGAACGGCCCTGGCGACCCACAGCCTTGCGACTACGCCATTGCGGCGGCAGCCGAGTTGATCGAGACGGGTATCCCCACTTTTGGAATTTGCCTGGGTCACCAGATCATGGCCCTGGCCAGCGGTGCCAAAACCTTCAAGATGAAGTTTGGCCACCATGGCGCGAACCATCCCGTGAAAGACCTCGACTCCGGTCGCGTGTCCATCACCAGCCAGAACCACGGTTTTGCGGTGGACGAAAAGTCCTTGCCCGCCAACTTGCGTGCCACGCACGTGTCCTTGTTTGACGGCACCTTGCAGGGGCTGGCCCGCACCGACAAGCCCGCGTTTTGCTTCCAGGGACACCCTGAAGCGTCGCCCGGCCCACACGACATTGCTTACCTCTT from the Limnohabitans sp. 2KL-27 genome contains:
- the carA gene encoding glutamine-hydrolyzing carbamoyl-phosphate synthase small subunit, coding for MLLSLQGTFPPAILALADGTVFIGNSIGATGSTVGEVVFNTSLTGYQEILTDPSYCQQIVTLTYPHIGNYGVNVEDIESDKVHAAGLIIKDLPLVASNFRSSQNLSSYLVEAGTVAIANIDTRQLTRILRTQGAQNGAIVGLAKGQVVTQALIDQAIAAAKSAPRMAGLDLAQKVTVARPYDWTQTEWQLGNGYGTLTSPKFHVVAYDFGVKKNILRMLAERGCKVTVVPAKTSAADVLKHQPDGIFLSNGPGDPQPCDYAIAAAAELIETGIPTFGICLGHQIMALASGAKTFKMKFGHHGANHPVKDLDSGRVSITSQNHGFAVDEKSLPANLRATHVSLFDGTLQGLARTDKPAFCFQGHPEASPGPHDIAYLFDRFINLMETK
- the lpxB gene encoding lipid-A-disaccharide synthase, producing MPDARPTATLVTPDLRVSMVAAERSGDMLAALLLQGMQKTWPLLRASGIGGPQMDATGFVSRWSCDELSVRGLVEALWRYRHINGIRQALIQNLLSSPPDLFVGVDASDFNLPVERLLRQKGVPTVQLVCPSIWAWRPERVQKIRDSVDHVLCIYPFEPELLAQHGIDGTFVGHPVADVIAMEPDRLHARQTLGLPAEGTVVALLPGSRPSEVKGLALPFLEAARLMHTQRPDLQFVLPTHGPLKDLVEAAIAQAGMQAHVHLVMGRSHDVQAACDVALVASGTATLETALHKRPMVIAYKMQWLSWQIANRQRLLPWVGLPNILCNEGLVPEFLQEQVQPQALAQAVLRWLDDPAAVAKIQQRFNDLHLQLRLDMPTLASHAIQKVLAA
- a CDS encoding RNA methyltransferase codes for the protein MKSISSRDNPQLKIWRRLAQDSTAYRKSGQFWLEGDHLCRAALERGVHPLQVVLSESFQAEQGGQWLGLTDQVFVVPDALFASLSGLESPARMGFVVPWQAAHQVLPDAATVVLDRLQDAGNVGAILRCASAFGYRQVLAIKGTAALWSPKVLRAGMGAHWGLHLVEALSEADVAALQVPLLTTSSHEGPFLHALLQARELPQICAWVFGHEGQGVSPGLMAMAQYPVRIAQPGGEESLNVATAAAICLHASATAGP
- the rnhB gene encoding ribonuclease HII yields the protein MRSKKSLLLEQTTLNWETHGLVAGVDEAGRGPLAGPVVAAAVILDDLNPIRGLNDSKKLTAKRREALFDEIRARALCFAIAEASVQEIDQINILQATLLAMKRAVEALRLPPKLVRVDGNRLPTLSIRAEAIVQGDALVPAISAASILAKVHRDRLCDAMHERYPLYGFDQHKGYGTAQHLAALRAHGPAACHRMTFAPVARSVR